TTCAGCCATCCCACGGCGAATGCTACTGAGTAGTGCGATCGCACTCTCATCGCTGCAATCAATAATAGTGTATGAAATCGTGTAGAGATCCGCACCCGCAGGTATGGATTCAAACATATCTCCACCTACCCGTTCGCAGCGATCGGCTACGCCCTGTTGTGCTAGGAAATCGGCAGCTTGCTCAATCGCTTGTGGCAAATCGAACAGAACACCCTGTAAGTGAGGATTTGCTTTCAAAATTTCTGCAATCAGCCCGCCTTGACCGCCCGCCAAATCTACTACTTTAGTAAAACCGGAAAAGTCATACTCTTTAATCAACGGTATGTGATAGTTCCTCGTCAGACCAACCATCCCCTTATTAAAGAGTTCTCCAGCTTCAGGATCTCGATCGAAATATTCATATAGCGCATCGATCTGATAAACCTTTTTAACAGCGGGTTCACCCTTTTTAACCGAGTGCATCTGTTCCCCAGTGAATCGCAAGTGCCAAGGTTGACAGTGCATCATGACTAAATGGCGCAGAGATTGTGGATGATCGTTACGAAGGAAATCCGCCATCGGAGTTAAGGCAAAACTATGAGACTCAACTTCAGTAAAAATACCAACACTGGCGAGGCAGCGAAGCAATCGGTACAGCGAGGGAGCATGAGTTTCAGTAGCTTGGGCGATTTCTTCCACACTCTTCGCTTCATAGCTCATTACATCAGCAATACCCAACTTGGCAGCGGCACTGATGGCATGGTTAATCCAGAGTTTACTTGCCAGTTCGACAATAGCAAGCATCGGCGATTGGGTTTTGGTACTTGGAAAGTTGCTCATTTCGATCACACTATAAGTTTCTGGAATTTACCCACTAAATAATAGTGGGTGCTGAAAAGTGAACTTGTTTTATGATAGTTAAGCCGGAACTAATTCCATCAGGCTGGCAGCTGTTTCTCCTTTCTTCGCGATGACGCGCGTCAATTTAAAACCAGCTTTCTCAAAGAGTGCATTGAATTCCTCTTGAGTGCGTACTTTCCAATTACCCATCGTCATTTCCTCCAGATCCAGCCATTTGTTCCAGTCATGTTCATTGCCTGGAGCAATTACAGAATCCATGACCAGCACCTTGCCGTTTTCAGCCACAGCGCCACGGAGATTTTGCAGGATTTTTAAAGCAGCGTCATCGTCCGATTCAATCATCGTGTAGGACAAGGTATAGAGTCCGGCACCCGCAGGCACAGGTGTACTCCAATCTCCCTCCACTGTTTCGCATTGGTTCCCTACTCCCTCACTATTCAGGTATTCAGCTGCTTCAGCGATTACTGGCGGCGGGCCAAACAGAATTCCTTGCATTTTAGGGTTATTTTTTAGCATCCAACCGATCGCTACGTTTTCTGGCCCAGCCGCACCGACAACTTTTGTGAAACCAGATAAATCGTATTCTTCCAACAATGGCAGACAAAAGTTTTTGAGGATACCGCCTACCGCTCTAAAAAATAGTTCTGCCTCCTGGGGATGTCCATCCAGGTACTCCATGTAGTTTTCTACTTGATGAATATGTTGTATCGTGGGCTTACCATCTTTGACAGTCCGATACATTTCCCCTTTAAGAGGCCAATTGCACTCGCTACAGTGCATCATCACTTGATAGCGTAAGGAAAAAGGATTATCTTCGCGAAGATATTCACCCACAGGAGTTAGGGCAAATCGCCGTGGTTCCACTTCAGTAAAGACGCCGACACTAGCAAGGGCGCGAAGCAATCGATACAGCGAAGGCGCGTAGGTTTCGGTAGCTTGTGCAAGTTCCTCAACACTTTTGGCTCCCTCTGTTAGGAAGTCCGCAACGCCCAATTTGGCAGCGACATTCAGGGCTTGGTTAATCCAAAGTCCACTGGAAAGTTCAACAAAAGCCTTCATTGGTGAGTTAGTTTCGAGGTTTTGGGGCTCAGTCATAGTCGTCTGTAGTATTGAAGATGTATGGCAACATTGTATTTTACAAGCAGAATACCAAATTTTAGGTAAAAATCCAGGTAGGTATTGTAGGATTGTGAGGATTCTGGTAAATGTGCGATCGCTTACCAACAAAGCTTGCTAAATTTACGATCTAAACAGGCATAATATAAAAAAGAAAGCATTGGTTAGGGGCAGATATAAATCTCCTTCAGGCCAGTTATTATTTGGAATCACAGATCTGCTGGATCGAAAAACTGTAAAAATTCATAACGAATGAGTTGACATAATGACAAATCAGATGATTCGCACCAGCCTGAATTTAGATGTGGAAGTCGCCGAATTGGCAGTACCCGGTTACTGGTTCACCGACCCCAAGATTTTTGCCCAAGAACGCGAGAGGATTTGGTATAAAAATTGGCAATTTGTGGGTCGGGAAGAACAGTTGGCTAATCCCGGCGATTACCTTAGCTGTACGATCGGAGATGAACCCATCTTACTTACTCGCACATCTTCTGGAAAGCTGCGAGCTATGTACAACGTCTGCCCCCATCGAGGTATGCGTATAATTGAGGGGCAAGG
The window above is part of the Argonema galeatum A003/A1 genome. Proteins encoded here:
- a CDS encoding acetylserotonin O-methyltransferase, giving the protein MSNFPSTKTQSPMLAIVELASKLWINHAISAAAKLGIADVMSYEAKSVEEIAQATETHAPSLYRLLRCLASVGIFTEVESHSFALTPMADFLRNDHPQSLRHLVMMHCQPWHLRFTGEQMHSVKKGEPAVKKVYQIDALYEYFDRDPEAGELFNKGMVGLTRNYHIPLIKEYDFSGFTKVVDLAGGQGGLIAEILKANPHLQGVLFDLPQAIEQAADFLAQQGVADRCERVGGDMFESIPAGADLYTISYTIIDCSDESAIALLSSIRRGMAENAKLLVIDSIVPTGDEFHWVKWLDLEVMTIGNGRARTEAEFKEIFQKAGFEWVRTISAGTPVSGMELAPVK
- a CDS encoding acetylserotonin O-methyltransferase, encoding MTEPQNLETNSPMKAFVELSSGLWINQALNVAAKLGVADFLTEGAKSVEELAQATETYAPSLYRLLRALASVGVFTEVEPRRFALTPVGEYLREDNPFSLRYQVMMHCSECNWPLKGEMYRTVKDGKPTIQHIHQVENYMEYLDGHPQEAELFFRAVGGILKNFCLPLLEEYDLSGFTKVVGAAGPENVAIGWMLKNNPKMQGILFGPPPVIAEAAEYLNSEGVGNQCETVEGDWSTPVPAGAGLYTLSYTMIESDDDAALKILQNLRGAVAENGKVLVMDSVIAPGNEHDWNKWLDLEEMTMGNWKVRTQEEFNALFEKAGFKLTRVIAKKGETAASLMELVPA